The window GCAATATCCCACATCCCGTTCGCGCAATGGTAGGAGACAAACTGATCGGGGTTAAGATTATTCTTGACATAATCGTCGCTGATTTGGCATCTTTTCGCGCTATTTGGATGCACCCGGTGAAATTTAACACACACGTCCTGCCATGCCGCAGCGACTAAAATGCGATTATCGTTATCGAGTATAGCTATCGGCAGGTTCCGAAGTTCCATTATTTTTTGCAGCGCGGGGATATTCACTATATCGGACAGCGTGAATTCCTGGGATTCATGCGTATGATCATCGGCAACCGTTTTCCGCAATTCCTCAAGCAGGGATGCCAGATGATTACTTTTTGCGTTCTTTTTTCCCATAGTTTCACCCGTAATTTCATAAATCAGTCTATTCCTGTAAGATTATAGTTCAGTAAGTGAAAAATGCAAGTAAATCGGTAAAGTATTGCAATCTCTTCGGTAAATATCCTTATGAAAAACATCATATTTTTCTGTTTATTATTGCATTTCCCTATTTTTCATATTATATTAATAGGGTATGATATTAACGGAGGAAACATGCGGTATTCTAAACCGGTTTTATTTTTATTATTTTTAGTCGTCCCGATAGGGACGGTTTTTTCTACAGAGACCACGGATTACATGAACTATATGTTCTTTAATTCGCAGATGGAACATATGAGAACCACGCATGAAAGGGCTATACTTCTAAATAACAACGAAGTGTTCAGTCTGATTACCGATATCCGTTATACCGATAATTCCACCGGGGGATTGATGTCGGTAATGTACGGGGCGGGGTATGTCGATTCGTCTATCACATTCGGGGTATATTACCTCGGTTATACATCCGACCTCGGATTCACTATGGGGGTCACTGTCCCGGGCAATGGGCTTTACCGGGACGGATTCGGTGCGTCGGGAATCGGTTTGAGTTTGAATTTAGCAATCATGTTGATTACCTTCGACTGGACCTTCGCGTTCGATAAAACATTCCAGTATGCCAAAGTGTATATTCCTCTACTGAGAAGTTCGGTCGGTTTCGGGTTCAGCCCGTATGAAAATCAGGTCTCTATAGTGGATAATAAGGTTATTAACAAAGCGGTTTATACCGGGGGCAGTCCGCGTTTTAATATCCTGAAATTCGATTCGGCGATCCTTCAAATTATCGGTTTGGGGTTGGAGTATTTTACCGCAAAGAAAACAGTCAACCCTATTGCAACTTTTGCGGTACATAATATTATACCCCAGGATGATTGGGAAGATATGCTATTCGACGCGTTTTTCTATGTGCGCCCGAGCGTCGAGGTCGACCTGCAGAGCGTAAAAATCGTCAATTTTGAGGCGAGGGTAAAAGTCTGGTTTTATATTCCCGATACGAAATTAGGCGGCACCGGAGGAAACGATTTACTGGGACGTACCGGGATGTATTGCGCGTTCAGTATCGTGCAGCCCAGCCAGGATAATACGGAATATCACGGGGGAAGCGGTCTGGGTTTAGAGCTAGGTATGGGCGGCGCGGTTCTGGATAACCTGAATCTCGGGATGAAGCCCGATTTCTTCAATATTTCCTATTTCTGGAACTACAGCGGGTATTTTAACACCTATCCCGGTATGTCGCAGGGATTCCGTTTCCTGTTTTATATCTGATTACCTTCGGAATCGCGCGTCATTACCCGTAGGAAGTCCCGATGAAAGCATAATTCTTCAGAATAAAATACATACTATAGAAACTATCCGATGTGAGAGTATAACTACCACAAGGGGCGACCGTAGGAAGTCCCACGATGAAGTAATTTCTAACTAGAAAATAAACAACAAAGGACAGGGCTAACCTCTTATAAGTGCAACCTTTCCAGTGCGGGCGAGTTCCTTGATGCCGTATCCGGTCAGGAGCTTGATAATCGCGTCGATTTTTTCGCTCGATCCGGTCACCTCGATAGTGACGTTCTCATGGGAAATATCCACCACGCGCCCCTTAAAGATGTCGGCGATCTCGATAATCTCGCGGCGTTTGGCGGAATCGACCGCGACCTTGATCAGCGCGAGCTCGCGGGAAACATAGTCCTGTTCGGTCAGGTCGCGTACCTTGATAACTTCGATCAGTTTATTGAGCTGCTTCTTTACCTGGTCGACAATCTGCTCGTCGCCGTCCACCACGATAGTCATTATGGATACGGACGGGTCTTCGGTCTCAGCGACAGACAGGCTGGAGATATTAAAACCG of the Brevinematales bacterium genome contains:
- the ilvN gene encoding acetolactate synthase small subunit, with translation MSNSIELHKSTLSVQVENHFGVLARIAGLFSARGFNISSLSVAETEDPSVSIMTIVVDGDEQIVDQVKKQLNKLIEVIKVRDLTEQDYVSRELALIKVAVDSAKRREIIEIADIFKGRVVDISHENVTIEVTGSSEKIDAIIKLLTGYGIKELARTGKVALIRG